In a single window of the Acipenser ruthenus chromosome 20, fAciRut3.2 maternal haplotype, whole genome shotgun sequence genome:
- the LOC117425088 gene encoding tumor necrosis factor receptor type 1-associated DEATH domain protein-like isoform X2: MEKLTSSSGSGGWAGSAFLFLQSNLQQVDLPALYKDLEQKINVFKALKLTLSDSAGGLDGYEILKVHNTESALIIQIKFSDEVHCTAFLESYASGGLKQCLGQHLKAVLPVTEELDFDTKLKAGSKTLDDFLKDRDRCLRCIKEAQPDRLRDDEVAQLETTLQSLMLNNRHPSEAVHKGSSSSSSSSSKPLSPALPLNSREEGSQLPSDSFKFQGRVYDDRRLTSSDHQKFAFVIGKQWKKVGRSLQKGCRALKDPAIENLAYEFDRDGLYEQAYQMLNKFLQSEGKKAKLSRLISALEENGLMGIAEHMLDIQPAERQ, encoded by the exons ATGGAG aaactgACCTCAAGCAGTGGGTCTGGGGGGTGGGCTGGTAGTGCGTTTCTCTTCCTTCAGTCGAACCTCCAACAGGTAGATCTTCCAGCCTTGTACAAAGACCTGGAACAGAAAATCAACGTTTTCAAAGCTCTTAAGCTAACACTATCAG ATTCCGCGGGTGGCCTGGATGGATATGAAATTCTGAAAGTACACAACACTGAATCAGCCCTGATAATCCAGATCAAGTTCTCTGACGAGGTGCACTGCACTGCGTTTCTCGAGAGCTACGCCAGCGGAGGGCTCAAGCAGTGCTTGGGACAGCACCTGAAGGCTGTGCTCCCCGTCACAGAGGAACTGGATTTTGATACTAAACTCAAAGCTGGCAGCAAAACGCTGGACGATTTTCTCAAAGATCGAGATCGCTGTCTGCGCTGCATCAAGGAGGCCCAG CCTGATCGGCTGAGGGATGATGAAGTAGCTCAGCTGGAGACGACTCTCCAGAGTTTGATGCTGAATAACAGGCATCCCTCTGAAGCCGTGCACAAaggctcctcttcctcctcctcctcctcctccaagcCTCTGTCTCCGGCATTACCCCTGAACTCCAGGGAAGAAGGCTCTCAGCTCCCGAGCGACAGTTTCAAGTTCCAAGGAAGAGTTTACG ATGACAGGCGGCTGACCTCCTCGGATCATCAGAAGTTTGCCTTTGTAATCGGCAAGCAATGGAAGAAGGTGGGCCGCTCTCTGCAGAAAGGATGCAGAGCCCTGAAGGACCCTGCCATCGAAAACCTGGCCTATGAGTTCGACAGGGACGGCCTCTATGAGCAGGCCTACCAGATGCTCAACAAGTTCCTCCAGTCCGAGGGGAAGAAAGCCAAGCTGAGCAGGCTGATTAGCGCCTTGGAGGAGAACGGGCTGATGGGAATCGCAGAGCACATGCTGGATATCCAGCCCGCAGAGAGGCAGTGA
- the LOC117425363 gene encoding F-box/LRR-repeat protein 8-like isoform X2 — translation MEIPVEILAQVFSYLPLCDRYSASSVCKAWAEAISFPTIWYYTEVSCESGTEEHALQTFCQFLTKVKHLKIVLNQSEAINRSIAIKVIKHATDANSRLRNLCVSCTGDNPLFYSGQDILQTFRNICQNESSGLSLREVDFRHMPFTLDDSLIMLIATRSPHLQKLYINNQTLVCNVTAETVKHVLTVCPELSTLGVFYASLSENVLSELLKPERPPFQLLELFCERLDKYIPAISRQFWVTLCKRHPSLSVNMILDHTLPAKKITWILQPGIPMKSLDLITYTYLVKEVNFVAKNYHASLDRLVLQTTSSEKLNSALIELASCCVSLKEIHCYCVVSQEVVQAFISCCPGLRRYTLKTVKELHPWRCTVIK, via the exons ATGGAGATCCCAGTGGAAATTCTTGCCCAGGTCTTCTCCTACCTACCTCTCTGTGACAGGTACTCTGCATCCTCAGTGTGCAAGGCATGGGCTGAAGCCATCTCATTCCCAACTATCTGGTATTACACGGAGGTCAG TTGTGAGTCTGGAACTGAAGAACATGCTTTACAGACATTCTGCCAGTTCCTGACTAAAGTCAAGCACCTGAAGATAGTTCTGAACCAGTCAGAGGCGATCAATCGCAGCATTGCGATTAAGGTTATAAAACATGCAACCGATGCAAACAGCAGGCTGAGAAACCTCTGTGTCAGTTGCACAGGAGATAATCCTTTGTTCTACTCCGGACAAGATATCCTGCAGACCTTTAGAAACATCTGCCAGAACGAATCGAGTGGCCTGTCTTTAAGGGAGGTTGACTTCCGCCACATGCCTTTCACTCTAGATGATTCTCTTATTATGCTGATCGCCACCAGAAGCCCACATTTACAGAAACTGTATATCAATAACCAGACCCTGGTGTGCAACGTAACTGCAGAAACGGTTAAGCACGTATTGACAGTATGCCCAGAGTTATCTACTCTCGGAGTGTTCTATGCAAGTTTGTCGGAAAACGTGCTCAGCGAACTGCTGAAGCCAGAGAGACCCCCTTTCCAATTGCTGGAGCTGTTCTGCGAGCGGCTGGATAAGTACATCCCTGCTATTTCCAGACAGTTTTGGGTGACTCTGTGCAAAAGGCACCCATCGCTATCTGTTAACATGATACTAGATCACACTTTGCCTGCTAAGAAGATCACATGGATTTTACAGCCCGGAATCCCCATGAAGAGCTTGGACCTAATCACATACACGTACCTGGTGAAAGAAGTTAATTTTGTAGCAAAAAACTACCATGCTTCGTTGGACAGGCTGGTTCTGCAGACCACGTCCTCCGAGAAGCTGAACTCGGCGCTGATTGAGCTAGCCAGCTGCTGCGTCTCCCTGAAGGAGATCCACTGTTACTGCGTGGTTTCGCAGGAGGTGGTGCAAGCCTTCATATCCTGCTGTCCAGGACTGCGGAGGTACACGCTAAAGACTGTCAAAGAACTGCACCCATGGAGGTGCACTGTGATAAAGTGA
- the LOC117425363 gene encoding F-box/LRR-repeat protein 8-like isoform X1, which produces MEGRCQIYDAPSLHCKTCILQNRKTCYSSAMEIPVEILAQVFSYLPLCDRYSASSVCKAWAEAISFPTIWYYTEVSCESGTEEHALQTFCQFLTKVKHLKIVLNQSEAINRSIAIKVIKHATDANSRLRNLCVSCTGDNPLFYSGQDILQTFRNICQNESSGLSLREVDFRHMPFTLDDSLIMLIATRSPHLQKLYINNQTLVCNVTAETVKHVLTVCPELSTLGVFYASLSENVLSELLKPERPPFQLLELFCERLDKYIPAISRQFWVTLCKRHPSLSVNMILDHTLPAKKITWILQPGIPMKSLDLITYTYLVKEVNFVAKNYHASLDRLVLQTTSSEKLNSALIELASCCVSLKEIHCYCVVSQEVVQAFISCCPGLRRYTLKTVKELHPWRCTVIK; this is translated from the exons ATGGAAGGCCGTTGTCAGATATACGATGCTCCCTCATTGCATTGTAAGACCTGTATTCTGCAGAACCG AAAAACTTGTTACAGCTCTGCAATGGAGATCCCAGTGGAAATTCTTGCCCAGGTCTTCTCCTACCTACCTCTCTGTGACAGGTACTCTGCATCCTCAGTGTGCAAGGCATGGGCTGAAGCCATCTCATTCCCAACTATCTGGTATTACACGGAGGTCAG TTGTGAGTCTGGAACTGAAGAACATGCTTTACAGACATTCTGCCAGTTCCTGACTAAAGTCAAGCACCTGAAGATAGTTCTGAACCAGTCAGAGGCGATCAATCGCAGCATTGCGATTAAGGTTATAAAACATGCAACCGATGCAAACAGCAGGCTGAGAAACCTCTGTGTCAGTTGCACAGGAGATAATCCTTTGTTCTACTCCGGACAAGATATCCTGCAGACCTTTAGAAACATCTGCCAGAACGAATCGAGTGGCCTGTCTTTAAGGGAGGTTGACTTCCGCCACATGCCTTTCACTCTAGATGATTCTCTTATTATGCTGATCGCCACCAGAAGCCCACATTTACAGAAACTGTATATCAATAACCAGACCCTGGTGTGCAACGTAACTGCAGAAACGGTTAAGCACGTATTGACAGTATGCCCAGAGTTATCTACTCTCGGAGTGTTCTATGCAAGTTTGTCGGAAAACGTGCTCAGCGAACTGCTGAAGCCAGAGAGACCCCCTTTCCAATTGCTGGAGCTGTTCTGCGAGCGGCTGGATAAGTACATCCCTGCTATTTCCAGACAGTTTTGGGTGACTCTGTGCAAAAGGCACCCATCGCTATCTGTTAACATGATACTAGATCACACTTTGCCTGCTAAGAAGATCACATGGATTTTACAGCCCGGAATCCCCATGAAGAGCTTGGACCTAATCACATACACGTACCTGGTGAAAGAAGTTAATTTTGTAGCAAAAAACTACCATGCTTCGTTGGACAGGCTGGTTCTGCAGACCACGTCCTCCGAGAAGCTGAACTCGGCGCTGATTGAGCTAGCCAGCTGCTGCGTCTCCCTGAAGGAGATCCACTGTTACTGCGTGGTTTCGCAGGAGGTGGTGCAAGCCTTCATATCCTGCTGTCCAGGACTGCGGAGGTACACGCTAAAGACTGTCAAAGAACTGCACCCATGGAGGTGCACTGTGATAAAGTGA
- the LOC117425088 gene encoding tumor necrosis factor receptor type 1-associated DEATH domain protein-like isoform X1 — protein MCLCTAYIYYSKDFFFFFRVKLTSSSGSGGWAGSAFLFLQSNLQQVDLPALYKDLEQKINVFKALKLTLSDSAGGLDGYEILKVHNTESALIIQIKFSDEVHCTAFLESYASGGLKQCLGQHLKAVLPVTEELDFDTKLKAGSKTLDDFLKDRDRCLRCIKEAQPDRLRDDEVAQLETTLQSLMLNNRHPSEAVHKGSSSSSSSSSKPLSPALPLNSREEGSQLPSDSFKFQGRVYDDRRLTSSDHQKFAFVIGKQWKKVGRSLQKGCRALKDPAIENLAYEFDRDGLYEQAYQMLNKFLQSEGKKAKLSRLISALEENGLMGIAEHMLDIQPAERQ, from the exons ATGTGTTTGTGTACTGCATATATTTATTactcaaaagattttttttttttttttagagtg aaactgACCTCAAGCAGTGGGTCTGGGGGGTGGGCTGGTAGTGCGTTTCTCTTCCTTCAGTCGAACCTCCAACAGGTAGATCTTCCAGCCTTGTACAAAGACCTGGAACAGAAAATCAACGTTTTCAAAGCTCTTAAGCTAACACTATCAG ATTCCGCGGGTGGCCTGGATGGATATGAAATTCTGAAAGTACACAACACTGAATCAGCCCTGATAATCCAGATCAAGTTCTCTGACGAGGTGCACTGCACTGCGTTTCTCGAGAGCTACGCCAGCGGAGGGCTCAAGCAGTGCTTGGGACAGCACCTGAAGGCTGTGCTCCCCGTCACAGAGGAACTGGATTTTGATACTAAACTCAAAGCTGGCAGCAAAACGCTGGACGATTTTCTCAAAGATCGAGATCGCTGTCTGCGCTGCATCAAGGAGGCCCAG CCTGATCGGCTGAGGGATGATGAAGTAGCTCAGCTGGAGACGACTCTCCAGAGTTTGATGCTGAATAACAGGCATCCCTCTGAAGCCGTGCACAAaggctcctcttcctcctcctcctcctcctccaagcCTCTGTCTCCGGCATTACCCCTGAACTCCAGGGAAGAAGGCTCTCAGCTCCCGAGCGACAGTTTCAAGTTCCAAGGAAGAGTTTACG ATGACAGGCGGCTGACCTCCTCGGATCATCAGAAGTTTGCCTTTGTAATCGGCAAGCAATGGAAGAAGGTGGGCCGCTCTCTGCAGAAAGGATGCAGAGCCCTGAAGGACCCTGCCATCGAAAACCTGGCCTATGAGTTCGACAGGGACGGCCTCTATGAGCAGGCCTACCAGATGCTCAACAAGTTCCTCCAGTCCGAGGGGAAGAAAGCCAAGCTGAGCAGGCTGATTAGCGCCTTGGAGGAGAACGGGCTGATGGGAATCGCAGAGCACATGCTGGATATCCAGCCCGCAGAGAGGCAGTGA